One stretch of Roseimicrobium sp. ORNL1 DNA includes these proteins:
- a CDS encoding type II secretion system protein GspG, giving the protein MSQPAQPGQPKKKKWKWLRVTGWIVGIILLIQVIAYIVVGRLASQHPGGKEGFQQEMEAKIQILNLKFLLGVHQRSKGRYPTEKEGLAAIFSDKYKSKDKTDVGEPDAIREKLLDPWKRRYQYRFPGIHNKKDGGYDLFSLGADGIEDTEDDVKNW; this is encoded by the coding sequence ATGAGCCAGCCTGCCCAACCCGGTCAACCAAAGAAAAAAAAGTGGAAGTGGCTCCGGGTGACGGGCTGGATCGTCGGCATCATCCTTCTGATACAGGTCATCGCTTATATCGTCGTCGGTCGTCTTGCCTCACAACATCCCGGTGGAAAAGAGGGCTTCCAGCAGGAGATGGAGGCGAAAATCCAGATTTTGAACCTGAAGTTTCTGCTTGGCGTTCACCAGCGCTCCAAGGGACGCTATCCCACGGAGAAGGAAGGTTTGGCCGCCATCTTCTCCGACAAGTACAAGTCGAAGGACAAGACCGACGTCGGTGAGCCCGATGCGATCCGGGAAAAGCTCCTCGACCCATGGAAGCGCAGGTACCAGTATCGCTTCCCCGGGATCCACAACAAGAAGGATGGCGGCTACGATCTCTTCTCCCTCGGAGCAGATGGTATTGAGGACACGGAAGACGACGTCAAGAACTGGTGA